A single genomic interval of Trichosurus vulpecula isolate mTriVul1 chromosome 6, mTriVul1.pri, whole genome shotgun sequence harbors:
- the LOC118855137 gene encoding olfactory receptor 5B2-like: protein MTSMENRSEVNEFILIGLTDVPELQVPLFIMFTFIYFITLVGNLGIVALSSWDSHLHTPMYFFLSNLSLVDFGYSSAVTPKVMAGLLTGDKVISYNSCAAQLFIFGAFVIAESYLLASMAYDRHAAICKPLHYTTTMTSTVCAHLVIAAYICGFLTSSIVIGNMFSLSFCKSNIVHHFFCDIPPLLVLSCTDIHITESLVFILGSLNAFFPFLVIFTSYLLIFITILKIHSAEGRQKAFSTCASHLTAVSIFYGTVIFMYFQPSSSHSMDTDKMASVFYTTVIPMLNPLVYSLRNKEVKIAFRKAVRGQGLQLYHLFS from the coding sequence ATGACATCTATGGAGAACAGATCTGAAGTGAATGAGTTCATCCTAATAGGATTAACAGATGTTCCAGAGCTCCAGGTTCCTCTGTTCATAATGTTCACCTTCATCTACTTCATCACCCTGGTAGGGAACCTGGGGATAGTTGCTCTGAGTTCCTGGGATTCACACCTCCATACccccatgtactttttcctcagtAACCTCTCTCTGGTGGATTTTGGCTATTCCTCAGCTGTGACTCCCAAGGTGATGGCTGGGCTCCTCACAGGGGATAAGGTCATCTCCTATAATTCATGTGCTGCACAGTTATTTATCTTTGGGGCCTTTGTTATTGCTGAAAGTTATCTCTTAGCCTCCATGGCCTATGATCGCCATGCAGCTATTTGTAAGCCCCTACATTACACCACCACCATGACATCAACTGTATGTGCACATCTGGTTATTGCTGCTTACATCTGTGGCTTTCTGACCTCCTCCATAGTCATAGGAAACATGTTTAGCCTTTCCTTTTGTAAATCAAATATTGTCCATCACTTTTTCTGTGATATTCCCCCTCTTCTAGTCCTCTCTTGCACTGATATTCACATCACTGAGTCACTAGTCTTTATTTTAGGGTCACTTaatgccttttttccttttcttgtcatctttacttcttatttgttaatttttatcACCATCCTGAAGATCCATTCTGCTGAAGGCCGCCAGAAAGCCTTCTCCACCTGTGCTTCACATCTCACAGCAGTGTCCATATTTTATGGGACAGTAATCTTCATGTATTTCCAACCCAGCTCAAGCCATTCCATGGACACAGACAAAATGGCTTCAGTGTTCTACACCACAGTCATCCCTATGTTGAACCCTCTGGTCTACAGTCTTAGGAACAAAGAGGTCAAGATTGCTTTCAGAAAAGCTGTGAGGGGACAAGGACTTCAATTATACCACCTTTTTTCTTAG